From the genome of Branchiostoma floridae strain S238N-H82 chromosome 8, Bfl_VNyyK, whole genome shotgun sequence:
GTCTTTTAAGAAAAATATGATGGAAAACATTATCATTGTTGGTGGACAGCTTCTGAAGAAGTAAAATATTCAGTGAAATGCTAAAACTAAATCATTAGTTACCTAGGATGTTTAGTGgtttaaaggaaaaaaaactttaagaaGTCTTTAAATTAGGCAGAATAAGCATTCAAAGGATTCTTGTACAAGGGCCATGACAATCACATTGATAACAAACATAAATGGGGACTGAGCCATCACagatgacatatacatgtaggtagtgTGCTTATTAGACTCAATGAGTCAGGATATTTTGGCTTATGACATACATTTTTTCTGAGGAAGGTATTTGTACTCAGTTATAAGAAACGGAGTAAAAATGCGATCAGAGGAAAAGCCAATGAAAAGCAAACTCATAAAGCTGAGAAAGTCTGTGAAGACTTGTGCTCTGAGGGGAAATTAGCAGAAATTTGACAATCATCAGGTCTTCATATTGAGTACTCCAACAGATAGACATAGATGACAATGTTAAATATGGAGACAGGATAGAGCTAATACTTGCAAGTTCCCAAAATTTATATGCATTTGCACAGCTGCACTTTGACAGTATGTTGCAAGGAGGCGCTTAAGACTAGCACTAACTttgttcaaacaattgtaaACTTTACTAACTTTATTGATAGTTATAAGATAGAACTGATAGATGTAGAAATAAGGCATTGAACATACTGCAAAGTATAGGAGTaggtaactgaaaaaaaactaTAGAAGTAGGAAATATCCAAGTTATTGATGACTTTCAAATAAATGTATAAAATGCATTTTGCATTTCTTGGTAAGACTGCTGACAGTGACTGAAGCTTGgtgctacaaatgtataatgaCAACTGCTCTGGCCTagcaaataaaatgtttttcagaATAGGGCCCTAAATAAATTGGGTTGATAGATAGGGATTCTGGAAAATTTTAGTCCCTTATCAGCACTGGTGGTTGACCAAACACGGTTAGCAGGTTTTTTCAAGGGTCGGTCCTAtaactggaaacacaacaatttttttcttaggcctcAGCTTTCAATACTGATGCTAAAGTTTACTATCTATAGGAGAATAATGgttatacattgtagtataaTATAGTATAGTAATGCACTGTCACTTGTCAAGTGGAGATGCAGACATACAGTGCAGATTAGAGTCAAGGTATGACTAGTGGCAGTATTAGCCAATAGAGCAAAATATATTGCTTGTTCCAGGATGGGCCCGTATTACATGATTTCAGATGTATCGAGTACATCATATCCCACTATACAGAATGTATGTCTGCATCTCCACTTAATGATAGTTTAATGCCCCTTTCACATTGATTGATTCAAATTGATCAGCTGAGGgtctgcaagctctaaattacCATTTTCCTACTCGGTCATCAAATGGCGTACCGTCTCTTGTatgccgttggatgtctctgcgtaggagaatggtgtGACAGTGGCTTTACACTTACTTAAAGTTGTAAGTTGGAAAATAATTAACTAGTAATATTAGATGATAGTGTATGCTACTACTGCATGTTTTGCATCTTATGCAACATATATAATGTAGGCCAGTCGGCCTCCTTttgatacaaaattaatgtagttTTAGGCCAGTTAGACTCTATTCTTCTGGACCTTTATAATTGTGAAAAGTGTAAAAGTGAATACAGAAGATGACTGGCCCTGTGAAAGCGTATAAAGACCTTGTAGACCTGTATAATAGTGGTTTGGGAAAGGACAACAACAGTTTGCTGAGGATTTGAAAAAGCAATAAGGAAACGAGCGAAGTCAAAAGGGTACGTCTTTAGACTTGAACAATTCCCCATGGAAACCTTTTCAAACTTGTAATCAGTTGTGTAAACATCTTGTAGTCAGTTATGGTAAGAAACTAAATTGCTATCTGTAGTTATAATTCAATGACCAGTAATTGACTAACTAGACTGGCTATAGGAGAATTTGCCAGGGGAAGTTTGGCTATTGTAGAGCTTGCTTTGCCTGCAAAAAGGTAAATTCTGTACAACCTGTGGACAACTGTCTTGGCCAATTATTCatttttgccaatttctacCATCCATGACCCCTTAAGAAGAACTATAGTGACAGAGGAAGCTGCTTTTGATAACACTTAATGGAGGATATGCAATAAGGAGCAATGTTAGCTAAATTCGCTGGCACGTGTGACTGAATGTGGAAGTCTTTTTATCCCGATGCCAAGCTGCTTGTAATACGTAAATCTGATGAAAAAATAGAGCTTTCATTAGCATTTGATATCAAGCAATAAAAACCTTTACCTGATAAGAGTatgtgtgactattctatctGAATCTCTATGTTTGTCAATTTgctcataatcatatatatgataaaagtttaagatatcaaaactggaagttttgctgcagtactttaGAAATCCGCTGGGGGCACATTactgaacttgacctttgttgacCCAACCTACAAGCACACATGTATGAATGTGCACacccacaaacaaacacatacacacacacacactcagaatactttttgtactatgtacattAGTGTTGTACAAGTAGAGctacataaaaatgaaaaaaactagaaaggccgacatttgcttgggtgcaaatacagcatatttcagccatacccattcccacgcaacattggactgttccaagtcacccctgcgcaaaaatgcaatattttaactgtaagttatccccaaaagagaactaatattgtgaattgatttcaGGTccaaacagagcttgcccaatatgaaccgggcccatatggaagaatataatcttccacaggagcgcctatgcataactgattggcttttagaattgcggcagctcctatttttccgagagtgaaaaaaaaacgcatcttccattcagaagattttcataatgaaattacatgacgccattcaacaatttccacttcgataactagctataggtctaagtaccgtcataatctccttgtgatgtgggtacatttattattgcattgcttttttttaatcaagtagggcatacgttttaataattgtcaagcaggtgcaggtgttgtgtagtaggagtgtgttgttgttgttgtttttttcaagctaaaaacttcagtcttcttcttgttttgtatgagccattacataaacggagacgtctcgaatttttacaagaattttaccaccctgtcgcttcatttcttttctgaaaaatcccaggaccaacaagttaacttgatttggctttatctatatatttcattttccttcgaattctttgttaagtatatgtcctgtataccactgttaaattgttttactttgtatgcaatcagcaatcggacgtaatcttgtctgagtgttgtaatttcctgctcgtagcgtgcgagacctggaggataggagtttctaccttgttcgggggtttctttttggaggtcagtggtgatactctggtactaagagtgttttattttgctcaaactctggcagtttaaagttacttacactttgaatgtacaaagtttacgtcaaaaaagaacaacaacaacactaacgttagaagtacctacatttgtttgggaaaaaaatacatgcattctcgccactgtcaaacttacgtatcaaaactaaacgcaaactgtccaattttcccgcgttttctgccaagtaacattttctcgattgtctcaactaaccctcaaagtcaaatctgccaaaaatgattgatagtaccatgcggaatgttggtaaattcatcgacacagacttgtattctgacgttcaatgcacgcgtaccgtccgctactgctcaaatgaccctgtctgaactccaaatcctcgcaaactacaatttcaaacctggcacagggtaacatatggccactgtaaggctgtaatatgcatctgtttgtgtatatacgggattgaaaggtcccgcttatgaatattaaccagcattcgcctttctcgtcgctgattggctggcgtccataaagtaattaactctcgctctccccagaccgctggcacctggcacctgtgggctctggggtcacgggagttcacgggagaaggccgaaagaaaacaaatgtcccctcagaaaagtgcagaaattaataatttaaaattggttcatgccaaaaattttacttggatcattttaccaactatctaatgcctatctacaccaaatttaaggtcattccattgtaattcaatggtacagggggccaaaatataccgttgtggtcaagacgtgacctttaaacttcaataaaatcattttagaggcagatatgaaaaaaatgagaaaaaagcacctcggtattgacccactctactcttgtgccaaatttcaggtcattcggttccggaacgacggagatgattcgatttgaagatttgacaggagaaagaaagaaagaaagaaacattacgaatacaatatatttcaccataccatatatggtatggctgaaatataaaaactgcAAATCATCATACTGTAGTTTAATCTCAAATTAGACCAAACAATACAGTCATACAAAAGTGCCAGGTGaaaatcatttactacatgtcaTTGTGTTCAATCTCAGGTCTTCAGTACTGACTGATATTGCCTTTCCACTTCTCCAACCACCTTCAACAACCAGTAATGCAGCAAATGGTATGATtatggaaacagtcagatgtttcaggtagcatccaatatcttttgtcagtgaccgTAGGttgtggatgctacctgaaatgtctgaccattttcaaaatcatatccagtttcttaaGTAACTGACATTTGGCATATCTGAATATTATCTGGCCGCCGAACCTTCATGGCCGActggctgaataaaagttcaaaacttgaactatgtggctccagatgtctttctgagggacgattgtagtgtgcaagatgtcgctagcttgagggatgaatctactctactatagcCTAACCTTCATGGACGAATCAGTAATACTGTACTGGTGCAGATGATTTCAAACAAATGTCATGGATGTGTGAGGTTAAGAAACCTACATGTGCAACTGTAACAATACattcatttgtatgtttttcaacTGATTTAGTCTGAATCTAGTAGTGTCAAATGTTCACTGCACATAAAAGAATGTAAGAAATACTTCTATctaaaaaatcaaaataaattttaaaacacttacaagaaaatacaaattttaaattATTAATGTATAAACCATTTTTACATACACATGAAGGCAATTGACAGCACAATTTTCTCTCAATATGTACAGATATCATTTTCACAGTACTGCAATgccacacatacatatatatatatatatatataatgaaaagatacatgtacatgtacatataaatgtactgtacatttacatgtacatgtatatacctaCATGCTACTACATACTGAAATGCCAGTAGAAGCACTGGAGGGTATGTGGCATATAAAACCTATGTATAAAAGTCAGTcataactacattgtacattaatgCAACTACAATGTAATACAAAATTTAAATAAAATATTGGTAAAactacaaacatgtacagtcaCCTATTGCACCATATTTTAAGATCAAGTGTAGAGAACAGTGCAATAAAACCTAACTTATTGCACAGTGAATGCAAAGTGTTCCACAAGCGAACAAGAAATATGTTCATCTTTGTCAAAAGTCATTGGGTCTCGgattaaaatgttatttttcattttgtcGTTATTGACTTGTTTTTAGTGACTTTCATGGTCAACTGCTAAAATTTCATCATTGCAAAGAATTGATTACTAACATCTGAGACAGGGATGTTTGTTCCCACCATTAAAATCAAATGCTGTTATCTAATCTTTTTTCTCCAAACTGCTAAAATTATCGACCCTAATATCAAATGGATTCATGGAAAATGGACTAGGTTTCTATTGGTGCTGACGTTCTGTACATTCTGGAAACTTTCACAATTCTTAATAGTAACctaaagtacaaaatatcagGAACGATATTGAGGCAACCGTTGCCACTCTGAATAAATATATTATATCAGTCTTGTACAAATACATCAATTTATACAACGTGCACTTCTGACTGaggttttgaaatgtttaaggCTGTGTGTTTTCACTGGAAGTTGACTTGTTTTCACTTGAAGTTCCAAGAAAAGACTTCCTCAGAAGTTCTTAAACTACTCAGAATGTTCAGCCATGTACTTCCTAAACCTTTCCGCATACACATTGGGTGGAACGGTAGAAAAGGATTGCCCGGGGAACCGAATCTTCTTCCACAAGTTCTCGAGCTTCTTCTTCAGACTGTAGGTTACGAAGAAGTCGATGATACCCAAGAAGTATCTGTACTCCTCCCCATCCACGATGTGTAAGTTGTTGGGTGTGTTGAGAAGAAGTCTTCTGTTGTGACCAGGAATGTTTGGGCCCAACGTTGGGTCGGACTGAGGTTCGTCCGAGTCCACCATACCGGGAAGGGAACCCATGACACCGTTTACCGGAAGTGTCGCCGCAGAGTGACTGATTTCCTCATGCAGGGCGCCGCCGGTAGATTTTGTATGGTTGGCAGACTTTTCAGGACTACCATGGTGAAGGGATCTACATGAGAAAAGTATATTGAATCAGATGTTGAtattaaaatatataaaaaaaataatttttgaatttcaaaaatacagTGCCTTTGCAAAAGGCCATTGGAGTTTGTTGTAGGCACATTGGAGTTTGTTGTAGCATGTGTTGTCGAAATCAACTAGTACCTCAAGAGTACCTGACTGGTaacactctccaagcagaggttaggctccaagaaaaatgaaaaaatagaaagcccgataaaaacgactaaaaaaaaacgtttaaaaaaacagccggagcctaacctctgcttggagagtagcgaCTGgtaagaatgatgatgatggtaagaAGTTAGTacttgcacaaagctgtgtggcccaggggtacagaaacggagatgggctcCATTCATTGCACCATTTGTTGTAGGGAACTTAACTGTAAAAACTTACTTAGCAACTCTCTGGACTAGGCTGGCAAGATCTTGGCTGTTTTTCTCGTCGCTGTGCAGCTCTGTGATCCCCAGCAGTAAGCTGTAGTCCAGAACACCGAGCTCCTCCAGCAGTTCTGTGTCAGCCTGCACCTGCTGCAGGAACCATGCCCTGTTGCCACCTGTGACACAGAACACTGGTGTGAGACCTCGCAGAATGCCTGTTTGACACCAACCAATTTAATTGCCCCAAAGATGATGACAAGCAAGATTAAGCAACCAGTAACAGAATGTCTACATGGTGCAAAAAGAAAGCTTTTCAAAACCATGGACAGTGTCTTGGTCTGATTAAGAGCATTCCATAGTTTTTGTACAGATTGTAATATAATGTTACACTGTGTCATGTACTTTTTCAAAGAGTTTGTAGATATTACTGAACTACAATACACAAGGTTATTAGGTTATGTAATGTTAAAGTCCATACCTAGGTTGATCTTCTTGTCCCCAaagttgttgtcttttaagacTGTAATGATCTGACTGCCTTCCTTTTCTGGCTGTAATAAAGATATATAAAGTATTTCCATCAATACTGCAGACATGTGGCGAGTACCAATCCAAGAAGTTCATATGAAGCAGTACATTTCAGTATCATAAGGAAAGGTCAAGAGCAGGAAACGATCACTAAAAAAATGTCAGATTCAtaactatgtacaatgtaccctCAGGAAAATATTCTGATCAGTCTACTTGACTCAGTGCCAAAATAGCACTCAAAGACTTGACTGTACATGTCATAAAAGCACTATAATGACAATATGCCTCAGTTTATGGAATCAAAGCTGCTCTCTTTGGCATACAATGAATGCAATCAATCTTATTTCATATTAGATCATATGGAAGGTTTTACACTGTTACAAGTAGGGCTATCATAATAGTGAGAAGgaataaactttaaggtatttACCAGAACATATCTGCTAGCTTGACAGGCCTTGATGTCATACCTGAAGGGAGGACAGATCAAATTATGTCATTAAATCATTAATTGAAGTTGTATCAAACGGTTTCAATTTTTCATACTAATCATGTAGAAACTTATTACATTGGAAGTATTACCAATAAAAATACTGTGACTTTGG
Proteins encoded in this window:
- the LOC118421378 gene encoding phosphatidylinositol 4-phosphate 5-kinase-like protein 1 (The sequence of the model RefSeq protein was modified relative to this genomic sequence to represent the inferred CDS: added 15 bases not found in genome assembly), whose translation is MEGKNDSDMQEAGEEVTPMTKQTSGRRSGKKISVVWLRWKRRGMVEIMSGHRRWTLTNCVRIGLEKALADRTHIKPIEELTKDDYEDIRSKRHTETIDKKSQQSFEFATYAGEVFATLRNIINISEEEYLNSVTPMANRRYLEFISNSKSGQDFFLTPDKRFMIKTQTKKETYFFLEHLRTYVEHFKKYPHTLMVKFLGLHNIKLKGKKRLYFIVMQSIFYPDERIRERYDIKACQASRYVLPEKEGSQIITVLKDNNFGDKKINLGGNRAWFLQQVQADTELLEELGVLDYSLLLGITELHSDEKNSQDLASLVQRVAKSLHHGSPEKSANHTKSTGGALHEEISHSAATLPVNGVMGSLPGMVDSDEPQSDPTLGPNIPGHNRRLLLNTPNNLHIVDGEEYRYFLGIIDFFVTYSLKKKLENLWKKIRFPGQSFSTVPPNVYAERFRKYMAEHSE